The following are encoded together in the Diachasmimorpha longicaudata isolate KC_UGA_2023 chromosome 3, iyDiaLong2, whole genome shotgun sequence genome:
- the Salm gene encoding homeotic protein spalt-major isoform X3 translates to MSRRKQARPSRANLEEEGGARNNPLECSEETTQDENETGSESEEVPRVPIEDPVDLTSNRSHQEDDDDREELPMEEDEEELPVDEAFEQEEDEEGTRKQMRNRQDAENNNSFIEGGTSGGAFAPAAGCTSHVTLEALQNTKVAVAQFAATALSSGADPEAALQDLALLQSTLYTLQHQQVFQLQLISQLQQQLSITHGPGASGQQLLADGDSKESTTETPSPTIHPKPLANLTSPPTSHPPSHHSHHMTTSTVSVTTSTSPVTVTSGFTQERPGSSSVSPIGITLPSTNISTTSSTTPTTTVDTSCTTNSTSTTTTLSHHIPPSLCSISSSLASTIITNNDPLPLNEPNTLEMLQKRAQEVLDNASQGLLANNLADELAFRSGKGSRLSPYDSKSSGGRGEPFFKHRCRYCGKVFGSDSALQIHIRSHTGERPFKCNVCGSRFTTKGNLKVHFQRHTAKFPHVKMNPNPVPEHLDKYHPPLLQQLAASGQRPLPSPPPPPSGPTGPPTSASNLPHHAPYHPSTGHGFIPPQPPLPLSLALPAAAAAIAAGIPNLYHRVPMIPRPDGQDQDIPENLSKVIQNSSVTTATTASPSSPIHSPRPPTPLANNTTPTQIQSFLPDRDDIIKREHRASPVIEPRPPSQGNEPLTISLKKEPEELEETIEEETEEFEPSSPRSRYLDQPHLMTSPQPTPDRIIHTQQNYEDCSMDSSKASGRLEGEDEEADEEMEEQPENLSGRGSSRLGPQVGNYHPSGASPASSTASSGSLQTSFAGLLFPQVTSGPPIQTMPPHLASAPHHPPGVNVSESMIVDPARDPAIYSSLLPRPGSNDNSWESLIEITKTSETSKLQQLVDNIEHKLTDPNQCVICHRVLSCKSALQMHYRTHTGERPFKCKICGRAFTTKGNLKTHMGVHRAKPPLRVLHQCPVCHKKFTNALVLQQHIRLHTGEPTDLSPEQIQAAEVNEFPPGYPPHPLASFLPGGFPSLHPPHGAFPMGFPPSRHPGMERHHHDNEIDVKDLRPQMPNIQMNQQRYMDESEDMDDQEEPDDDERREQEDMCGDESRERQIETGDIEEDNETEKNETKESSIPNFSTSLAALENQVRTITTMASVDPTSPLDRYNSSEKSNSPPSSVAGTPLDLTPRASSTPGSVVSTSTPPPPPPPPPPSTTLQHHPHPFGMFAGLLQAVSSSPSSVSSIQTSGGPINSIASMNNPGNGGNGGALASLTTSAVLAASSTYNPLGLAVGGPAVRGNTTCNICYKTFACNSALEIHYRSHTKERPFKCTICDRGFSTKGNMKQHMLTHKIRDMPPHLFGDSKTPQGGQQPQTPQHNQDQENSQSSVCTDESSLPPPPPPPPPPLPPPPSPMPPINESPMPVKRSPTEGDLPAPKRPSMSSKHLCQVCNKNFSSSSALQIHMRTHTGDKPFRCTVCQKAFTTKGNLKVHMGTHMWTNGASRRGRRMSLDLPPLPITPKDSEFLQRRPDLFYPYLPGPFLNGVQQKLNEISVIQSNNGLPVSHPVSANKYAGLFGTIYGGGLSNSTSGNGFSMEKQPVVTSNSPLDDGKPLVPSGSMLFHTPSPSHSPGTPSSNTGNQNSASVPTWNSDSMQHHFERHGPTRESESDTSTPPAPRLPAAANRGEGLAA, encoded by the exons AAGACGAGAATGAAACGGGTTCAGAGAGCGAAGAGGTACCCCGTGTACCGATCGAAGATCCCGTAGACCTGACATCAAATCGTTCCCACCAAGAAGACGATGATGATCGTGAGGAACTACCAATGGAGGAAGACGAGGAGGAGCTGCCAGTTGACGAGGCGTTTGAACAAGAGGAGGACGAAGAGGGCACCCGTAAACAAATGAGAAATCGTCAGGATGCTGAGAATAACAATAGTTTCATCGAGGGTGGTACATCGGGTGGTGCATTTGCCCCAGCCGCAGGATGTACAAGTCACGTTACCCTCGAGGCCCTACAAAATACTAAAGTAGCTGTAGCTCAATTTGCTGCAACAGCATTATCCAGTGGAGCTGATCCCGAAGCAGCACTCCAGGATCTAGCACTCCTCCAAAGTACATTATATACATTACAGCATCAGCAGGTATTTCAGTTGCAATTAATAAGCCAGCTGCAACAGCAATTATCGATAACCCATGGTCCAGGTGCCAGTGGACAACAATTGCTGGCCGATGGTGACAGTAAAGAATCAACAACGGAAACTCCATCACCAACAATTCACCCAAAGCCACTGGCAAATTTAACATCCCCACCCACGTCACATCCCCCAAGTCATCATTCTCATCACATGACGACATCAACAGTATCAGTAACAACGTCTACATCACCAGTGACAGTGACCTCGGGTTTTACCCAAGAACGGCCAGGCTCAAGTAGCGTATCACCTATCGGTATAACCCTACCATCAACCAATATATCAACAACATCGTCAACTACACCAACAACTACAGTAGATACCTCATGTACGACAAATTCAACGAGTACAACAACGACACTTTCCCATCACATACCACCATCGTTGTGCTCAATAAGTTCATCCCTAGCATCAACAATAATAACGAATAATGATCCACTACCACTCAATGAACCAAATACCCTCGAGATGCTTCAAAAACGTGCACAAGAAGTACTGGATAATGCAAGCCAGGGTTTACTCGCCAATAATCTTGCTGATGAATTAGCATTCAGAAGTGGTAAAGGATCACGTTTATCACCGTACGATTCAAAATCATCGGGTGGACGTGGTGAGCCATTCTTCAAGCATCGTTGTCGCTACTGTGGCAAAGTATTTGGCAGTGATTCCGCTCTCCAGATACATATACGATCCCATACAGGTGAGCGTCCATTTAAATGCAACGTATGTGGAAGCCGTTTCACCACCAAGGGCAATTTAAAGGTTCACTTTCAGCGTCACACTGCCAAATTTCCACACGTTAAAATGAATCCCAATCCTGTGCCTGAACACCTCGACAAGTATCATCCACCACTGCTCCAACAGTTGGCGGCCTCTGGCCAAAGACCCTTACCATCGCCACCACCGCCACCATCAGGACCAACAGGTCCACCAACATCGGCCAGTAACCTACCACATCATGCCCCATATCATCCCTCAACAGGGCATGGTTTTATTCCACCACAACCACCCTTACCCCTGAGTTTGGCATTACCAGCAGCAGCTGCTGCTATTGCAGCTGGCATTCCCAATCTTTATCATCGTGTACCAATGATACCACGTCCTGATGGTCAGGATCAGGATATACCCGAGAATTTAAGTAAAGTGATACAGAATTCATCAGTAACGACTGCAACAACAGCATCACCATCATCGCCAATTCATTCTCCAAGGCCACCTACACCATTGGCAAACAACACCACTCCCACCCAAATCCAATCATTCCTGCCCGACCGGGACGACATTATAAAGCGAGAACACAGGGCATCGCCAGTTATCGAACCACGACCGCCCAGTCAGGGCAACGAACCCTTAACAATAAGCCTTAAGAAAGAACCAGAAGAACTGGAGGAAACGATCGAAGAAGAGACAGAGGAATTCGAGCCGTCCTCCCCCAGATCCCGATACCTTGATCAACCTCATCTCATGACATCCCCTCAACCGACTCCCGACAGAATTATCCACACCCAACAAAATTACGAAGATTGCAGTATGGACAGTAGTAAAGCCAGTGGTAGATTAGAAGGTGAAGATGAAGAGGCTGATGAAGAAATGGAAGAGCAGCCTGAGAACCTCTCTGGTAGAGGATCAAGTAGACTAGGCCCACAGGTGGGTAACTACCATCCTTCTGGTGCTTCGCCGGCCAGCAGTACAGCCAGTAGTGGTAGCCTTCAAACCTCCTTCGCAGGTCTCCTATTTCCACAAGTAACATCAGGCCCACCGATTCAAACAATGCCACCACACCTAGCCTCCGCTCCCCACCACCCTCCAGGGGTCAACGTCAGTGAAAGTATGATTGTCGATCCAGCAAGAGATCCAGCTATCTATTCCAGCCTCCTCCCGCGACCTGGTAGTAACGATAATTCCTGGGAGAGCTTGATTGAGATAACAAAAACATCCGAGACATCAAAACTCCAACAACTTGTCGATAATATTGAGCACAAGCTGACTGATCCAAATCAGTGTGTCATATGCCATCGAGTTCTCTCTTGCAAAAGTGCATTGCAAATGCATTACAGAACGCACACGGGTGAACGTCCCTTCAAATGCAAAATATGTGGTAGAGCATTTACAACCAAAGGTAATCTCAAAACCCATATGGGTGTTCACCGTGCAAAACCACCTCTTCGTGTACTCCACCAGTGTCCAGTATGTCATAAGAAGTTTACAAATGCCCTTGTACTTCAACAACACATACGTCTCCACACGGGTGAGCCAACAGATCTCAGTCCCGAGCAAATTCAAGCAGCTGaagttaatgaatttccaCCGGGCTATCCACCCCATCCCCTGGCGTCATTCCTACCCGGTGGATTTCCAAGTCTTCATCCACCCCATGGAGCCTTTCCCATGGGTTTTCCACCGTCCCGTCATCCAGGAATGGAGCGACATCATCACGACAACGAAATAGATGTCAAAGATCTCAGACCACAAATGccaaatattcaaatgaatcAGCAAAGGTACATGGACGAGTCGGAGGATATGGACGATCAAGAGGAGCCAGACGATGACGAAAGGAGAGAACAAGAAGATATGTGTGGTGATGAATCTCGTGAACGACAAATTGAGACTGGTGACATAGAGGAGGACAATgagactgaaaaaaatgagactaAAGAATCATCAATACCAAATTTTTCCACATCTCTAGCGGCACTTGAGAATCAAGTGAGAACTATAACGACAATGGCGTCTGTTGATCCAACATCACCCCTAGACAGATATAATTCCAGTGAAAAGAGCAATAGTCCACCGAGTTCTGTGGCGGGTACACCATTAGATCTTACACCACGTGCCTCGTCAACTCCTGGCTCTGTTGTCTCCACATcaacaccaccaccaccgccaccaccaccaccaccatcaaCAACCCTCCAACATCATCCTCATCCCTTTGGAATGTTTGCTGGTCTACTGCAAGCAGtatcatcatcaccatcatCAGTAAGCAGTATTCAGACATCTGGTGGGCCCATTAATAGCATCGCTTCTATGAATAATCCAGGAAATGGGGGAAATGGTGGTGCCCTGGCATCGCTAACAACATCCGCTGTACTAGCTGCATCATCAACCTACAATCCGCTTGGTCTCGCTGTTGGAGGCCCAGCAG TACGTGGCAACACAACGTGTAATATCTGCTACAAAACATTTGCGTGTAACTCCGCACTGGAGATACACTATCGGAGTCACACGAAGGAGCGGCCGTTCAAATGCACCATTTGTGACCGTGGCTTCTCAACAAAG GGAAATATGAAGCAGCATATGCTGACTCACAAGATAAGGGATATGCCACCACACCTGTTTGGTGACTCCAAGACACCACAGGGTGGTCAACAACCACAAACACCCCAGCACAATCAGGATCAAGAGAATTCTCAGAGTTCAGTATGTACGGATGAATCAAGTCTaccgccaccaccaccaccaccaccaccacctctaCCACCTCCACCATCGCCAATGCCACCAATCAACGAGTCACCTATGCCAGTGAAGCGATCACCAACAGAGGGTGATCTTCCCGCACCAAAGAGGCCGA GCATGTCCAGTAAGCACTTGTGCCAGGTTTGCAATAAGAATTTCTCGTCATCCTCGGCGCTCCAGATCCATATGAGAACGCATACGGGCGACAAGCCTTTCCGATGCACCGTCTGCCAGAAGGCCTTCACCACCAAGGGCAATCTCAAG GTGCACATGGGTACGCACATGTGGACCAACGGTGCATCACGAAGGGGGAGAAGGATGTCACTGGACTTACCCCCACTACCAATCACACCCAAGGACTCGGAGTTTCTTCAACGACGACCGGATCTATTCTACCCATATCTACCCGGGCCATTCCTTAATGGGGTACAGCAGAAA CTGAACGAGATATCAGTGATACAAAGTAATAATGGATTGCCAGTTAGTCATCCTGTATCAGCGAATAAATACGCTGGCCTATTTGGCACAATATATGGTGGTGGTTTGAGTAATTCAACAAGTGGTAATggtttttcaatggaaaaacaaCCGGTTGTAACGTCAAACAGTCCACTTGATGATGGTAAACCACTTGTACCATCTGGCTCAATGCTATTTCATACGCCATCACCATCACACTCACCTGGCACACCGTCTTCCAATACTGGTAATCAAAATTCAGCTAGTGTACCTACTTGGAATAGTGACAGTATGCAGCATCATTTTGAGAGGCATGGACCAACGAGAGAGTCGGAGAGTGATACATCAACACCACCAGCACCGAGGTTACCAGCTGCTGCAAATAGGGGTGAAGGATTAGCTGCGTag
- the Salm gene encoding homeotic protein spalt-major isoform X1 — translation MSRRKQARPSRANLEEEGGARNNPLECSEETTQDENETGSESEEVPRVPIEDPVDLTSNRSHQEDDDDREELPMEEDEEELPVDEAFEQEEDEEGTRKQMRNRQDAENNNSFIEGGTSGGAFAPAAGCTSHVTLEALQNTKVAVAQFAATALSSGADPEAALQDLALLQSTLYTLQHQQVFQLQLISQLQQQLSITHGPGASGQQLLADGDSKESTTETPSPTIHPKPLANLTSPPTSHPPSHHSHHMTTSTVSVTTSTSPVTVTSGFTQERPGSSSVSPIGITLPSTNISTTSSTTPTTTVDTSCTTNSTSTTTTLSHHIPPSLCSISSSLASTIITNNDPLPLNEPNTLEMLQKRAQEVLDNASQGLLANNLADELAFRSGKGSRLSPYDSKSSGGRGEPFFKHRCRYCGKVFGSDSALQIHIRSHTGERPFKCNVCGSRFTTKGNLKVHFQRHTAKFPHVKMNPNPVPEHLDKYHPPLLQQLAASGQRPLPSPPPPPSGPTGPPTSASNLPHHAPYHPSTGHGFIPPQPPLPLSLALPAAAAAIAAGIPNLYHRVPMIPRPDGQDQDIPENLSKVIQNSSVTTATTASPSSPIHSPRPPTPLANNTTPTQIQSFLPDRDDIIKREHRASPVIEPRPPSQGNEPLTISLKKEPEELEETIEEETEEFEPSSPRSRYLDQPHLMTSPQPTPDRIIHTQQNYEDCSMDSSKASGRLEGEDEEADEEMEEQPENLSGRGSSRLGPQVGNYHPSGASPASSTASSGSLQTSFAGLLFPQVTSGPPIQTMPPHLASAPHHPPGVNVSESMIVDPARDPAIYSSLLPRPGSNDNSWESLIEITKTSETSKLQQLVDNIEHKLTDPNQCVICHRVLSCKSALQMHYRTHTGERPFKCKICGRAFTTKGNLKTHMGVHRAKPPLRVLHQCPVCHKKFTNALVLQQHIRLHTGEPTDLSPEQIQAAEVNEFPPGYPPHPLASFLPGGFPSLHPPHGAFPMGFPPSRHPGMERHHHDNEIDVKDLRPQMPNIQMNQQRYMDESEDMDDQEEPDDDERREQEDMCGDESRERQIETGDIEEDNETEKNETKESSIPNFSTSLAALENQVRTITTMASVDPTSPLDRYNSSEKSNSPPSSVAGTPLDLTPRASSTPGSVVSTSTPPPPPPPPPPSTTLQHHPHPFGMFAGLLQAVSSSPSSVSSIQTSGGPINSIASMNNPGNGGNGGALASLTTSAVLAASSTYNPLGLAVGGPAVRGNTTCNICYKTFACNSALEIHYRSHTKERPFKCTICDRGFSTKNDDNVRTCKCVDQHRASVPNAKSRSRRNEERNRGRTGNGGGRVALTSTSNVHLPPRMPAALGLLTSNHLLLGNMKQHMLTHKIRDMPPHLFGDSKTPQGGQQPQTPQHNQDQENSQSSVCTDESSLPPPPPPPPPPLPPPPSPMPPINESPMPVKRSPTEGDLPAPKRPSMSSKHLCQVCNKNFSSSSALQIHMRTHTGDKPFRCTVCQKAFTTKGNLKVHMGTHMWTNGASRRGRRMSLDLPPLPITPKDSEFLQRRPDLFYPYLPGPFLNGVQQKLNEISVIQSNNGLPVSHPVSANKYAGLFGTIYGGGLSNSTSGNGFSMEKQPVVTSNSPLDDGKPLVPSGSMLFHTPSPSHSPGTPSSNTGNQNSASVPTWNSDSMQHHFERHGPTRESESDTSTPPAPRLPAAANRGEGLAA, via the exons AAGACGAGAATGAAACGGGTTCAGAGAGCGAAGAGGTACCCCGTGTACCGATCGAAGATCCCGTAGACCTGACATCAAATCGTTCCCACCAAGAAGACGATGATGATCGTGAGGAACTACCAATGGAGGAAGACGAGGAGGAGCTGCCAGTTGACGAGGCGTTTGAACAAGAGGAGGACGAAGAGGGCACCCGTAAACAAATGAGAAATCGTCAGGATGCTGAGAATAACAATAGTTTCATCGAGGGTGGTACATCGGGTGGTGCATTTGCCCCAGCCGCAGGATGTACAAGTCACGTTACCCTCGAGGCCCTACAAAATACTAAAGTAGCTGTAGCTCAATTTGCTGCAACAGCATTATCCAGTGGAGCTGATCCCGAAGCAGCACTCCAGGATCTAGCACTCCTCCAAAGTACATTATATACATTACAGCATCAGCAGGTATTTCAGTTGCAATTAATAAGCCAGCTGCAACAGCAATTATCGATAACCCATGGTCCAGGTGCCAGTGGACAACAATTGCTGGCCGATGGTGACAGTAAAGAATCAACAACGGAAACTCCATCACCAACAATTCACCCAAAGCCACTGGCAAATTTAACATCCCCACCCACGTCACATCCCCCAAGTCATCATTCTCATCACATGACGACATCAACAGTATCAGTAACAACGTCTACATCACCAGTGACAGTGACCTCGGGTTTTACCCAAGAACGGCCAGGCTCAAGTAGCGTATCACCTATCGGTATAACCCTACCATCAACCAATATATCAACAACATCGTCAACTACACCAACAACTACAGTAGATACCTCATGTACGACAAATTCAACGAGTACAACAACGACACTTTCCCATCACATACCACCATCGTTGTGCTCAATAAGTTCATCCCTAGCATCAACAATAATAACGAATAATGATCCACTACCACTCAATGAACCAAATACCCTCGAGATGCTTCAAAAACGTGCACAAGAAGTACTGGATAATGCAAGCCAGGGTTTACTCGCCAATAATCTTGCTGATGAATTAGCATTCAGAAGTGGTAAAGGATCACGTTTATCACCGTACGATTCAAAATCATCGGGTGGACGTGGTGAGCCATTCTTCAAGCATCGTTGTCGCTACTGTGGCAAAGTATTTGGCAGTGATTCCGCTCTCCAGATACATATACGATCCCATACAGGTGAGCGTCCATTTAAATGCAACGTATGTGGAAGCCGTTTCACCACCAAGGGCAATTTAAAGGTTCACTTTCAGCGTCACACTGCCAAATTTCCACACGTTAAAATGAATCCCAATCCTGTGCCTGAACACCTCGACAAGTATCATCCACCACTGCTCCAACAGTTGGCGGCCTCTGGCCAAAGACCCTTACCATCGCCACCACCGCCACCATCAGGACCAACAGGTCCACCAACATCGGCCAGTAACCTACCACATCATGCCCCATATCATCCCTCAACAGGGCATGGTTTTATTCCACCACAACCACCCTTACCCCTGAGTTTGGCATTACCAGCAGCAGCTGCTGCTATTGCAGCTGGCATTCCCAATCTTTATCATCGTGTACCAATGATACCACGTCCTGATGGTCAGGATCAGGATATACCCGAGAATTTAAGTAAAGTGATACAGAATTCATCAGTAACGACTGCAACAACAGCATCACCATCATCGCCAATTCATTCTCCAAGGCCACCTACACCATTGGCAAACAACACCACTCCCACCCAAATCCAATCATTCCTGCCCGACCGGGACGACATTATAAAGCGAGAACACAGGGCATCGCCAGTTATCGAACCACGACCGCCCAGTCAGGGCAACGAACCCTTAACAATAAGCCTTAAGAAAGAACCAGAAGAACTGGAGGAAACGATCGAAGAAGAGACAGAGGAATTCGAGCCGTCCTCCCCCAGATCCCGATACCTTGATCAACCTCATCTCATGACATCCCCTCAACCGACTCCCGACAGAATTATCCACACCCAACAAAATTACGAAGATTGCAGTATGGACAGTAGTAAAGCCAGTGGTAGATTAGAAGGTGAAGATGAAGAGGCTGATGAAGAAATGGAAGAGCAGCCTGAGAACCTCTCTGGTAGAGGATCAAGTAGACTAGGCCCACAGGTGGGTAACTACCATCCTTCTGGTGCTTCGCCGGCCAGCAGTACAGCCAGTAGTGGTAGCCTTCAAACCTCCTTCGCAGGTCTCCTATTTCCACAAGTAACATCAGGCCCACCGATTCAAACAATGCCACCACACCTAGCCTCCGCTCCCCACCACCCTCCAGGGGTCAACGTCAGTGAAAGTATGATTGTCGATCCAGCAAGAGATCCAGCTATCTATTCCAGCCTCCTCCCGCGACCTGGTAGTAACGATAATTCCTGGGAGAGCTTGATTGAGATAACAAAAACATCCGAGACATCAAAACTCCAACAACTTGTCGATAATATTGAGCACAAGCTGACTGATCCAAATCAGTGTGTCATATGCCATCGAGTTCTCTCTTGCAAAAGTGCATTGCAAATGCATTACAGAACGCACACGGGTGAACGTCCCTTCAAATGCAAAATATGTGGTAGAGCATTTACAACCAAAGGTAATCTCAAAACCCATATGGGTGTTCACCGTGCAAAACCACCTCTTCGTGTACTCCACCAGTGTCCAGTATGTCATAAGAAGTTTACAAATGCCCTTGTACTTCAACAACACATACGTCTCCACACGGGTGAGCCAACAGATCTCAGTCCCGAGCAAATTCAAGCAGCTGaagttaatgaatttccaCCGGGCTATCCACCCCATCCCCTGGCGTCATTCCTACCCGGTGGATTTCCAAGTCTTCATCCACCCCATGGAGCCTTTCCCATGGGTTTTCCACCGTCCCGTCATCCAGGAATGGAGCGACATCATCACGACAACGAAATAGATGTCAAAGATCTCAGACCACAAATGccaaatattcaaatgaatcAGCAAAGGTACATGGACGAGTCGGAGGATATGGACGATCAAGAGGAGCCAGACGATGACGAAAGGAGAGAACAAGAAGATATGTGTGGTGATGAATCTCGTGAACGACAAATTGAGACTGGTGACATAGAGGAGGACAATgagactgaaaaaaatgagactaAAGAATCATCAATACCAAATTTTTCCACATCTCTAGCGGCACTTGAGAATCAAGTGAGAACTATAACGACAATGGCGTCTGTTGATCCAACATCACCCCTAGACAGATATAATTCCAGTGAAAAGAGCAATAGTCCACCGAGTTCTGTGGCGGGTACACCATTAGATCTTACACCACGTGCCTCGTCAACTCCTGGCTCTGTTGTCTCCACATcaacaccaccaccaccgccaccaccaccaccaccatcaaCAACCCTCCAACATCATCCTCATCCCTTTGGAATGTTTGCTGGTCTACTGCAAGCAGtatcatcatcaccatcatCAGTAAGCAGTATTCAGACATCTGGTGGGCCCATTAATAGCATCGCTTCTATGAATAATCCAGGAAATGGGGGAAATGGTGGTGCCCTGGCATCGCTAACAACATCCGCTGTACTAGCTGCATCATCAACCTACAATCCGCTTGGTCTCGCTGTTGGAGGCCCAGCAG TACGTGGCAACACAACGTGTAATATCTGCTACAAAACATTTGCGTGTAACTCCGCACTGGAGATACACTATCGGAGTCACACGAAGGAGCGGCCGTTCAAATGCACCATTTGTGACCGTGGCTTCTCAACAAAG AATGACGATAATGTGAGAACGTGTAAATGCGTGGATCAGCATAGAGCGTCCGTCCCAAATGCTAAATCAAGAAGTCGAAGAAATGAGGAGAGGAACCGGGGGCGGACGGGCAACGGAGGGGGGCGGGTTGCTCTGACATCTACGTCCAACGTTCACCTGCCCCCGCGGATGCCAGCCGCCCTCGGACTTCTAACCTCCAATCATCTTCTCCTG GGAAATATGAAGCAGCATATGCTGACTCACAAGATAAGGGATATGCCACCACACCTGTTTGGTGACTCCAAGACACCACAGGGTGGTCAACAACCACAAACACCCCAGCACAATCAGGATCAAGAGAATTCTCAGAGTTCAGTATGTACGGATGAATCAAGTCTaccgccaccaccaccaccaccaccaccacctctaCCACCTCCACCATCGCCAATGCCACCAATCAACGAGTCACCTATGCCAGTGAAGCGATCACCAACAGAGGGTGATCTTCCCGCACCAAAGAGGCCGA GCATGTCCAGTAAGCACTTGTGCCAGGTTTGCAATAAGAATTTCTCGTCATCCTCGGCGCTCCAGATCCATATGAGAACGCATACGGGCGACAAGCCTTTCCGATGCACCGTCTGCCAGAAGGCCTTCACCACCAAGGGCAATCTCAAG GTGCACATGGGTACGCACATGTGGACCAACGGTGCATCACGAAGGGGGAGAAGGATGTCACTGGACTTACCCCCACTACCAATCACACCCAAGGACTCGGAGTTTCTTCAACGACGACCGGATCTATTCTACCCATATCTACCCGGGCCATTCCTTAATGGGGTACAGCAGAAA CTGAACGAGATATCAGTGATACAAAGTAATAATGGATTGCCAGTTAGTCATCCTGTATCAGCGAATAAATACGCTGGCCTATTTGGCACAATATATGGTGGTGGTTTGAGTAATTCAACAAGTGGTAATggtttttcaatggaaaaacaaCCGGTTGTAACGTCAAACAGTCCACTTGATGATGGTAAACCACTTGTACCATCTGGCTCAATGCTATTTCATACGCCATCACCATCACACTCACCTGGCACACCGTCTTCCAATACTGGTAATCAAAATTCAGCTAGTGTACCTACTTGGAATAGTGACAGTATGCAGCATCATTTTGAGAGGCATGGACCAACGAGAGAGTCGGAGAGTGATACATCAACACCACCAGCACCGAGGTTACCAGCTGCTGCAAATAGGGGTGAAGGATTAGCTGCGTag